Proteins encoded by one window of Vigna radiata var. radiata cultivar VC1973A chromosome 5, Vradiata_ver6, whole genome shotgun sequence:
- the LOC106762444 gene encoding probable receptor-like protein kinase At5g18500, translating to MASDLSSGLYKKTFVFGLKVWVLMGILVGLFIVIILVVLSICLTLRKKFRRVNGKLPLSHVLAISEEIKEIRVDQVSANNHPQNGTFMSLNDKFGEGETKKVLNQTQNGDNSSQSGSFNHLEKDGNGSQSGEESGAKGIASYRSSLHPMTAPSPLSGLPEFSQLGWGHWFTLRDLELATNRFSKENVIGEGGYGIVYRGQLINGSPVAIKKLLNNLGQAEKEFRVEVEAIGHVRHKNLVRLLGYCIEGTHRLLIYEYVNNGNLEQWLHGAMRQHGFLTWDARIKILLGTAKALAYLHEAIEPKVVHRDIKSSNILIDEDFNSKISDFGLAKLLGAGKSHITTRVMGTFGYVAPEYANSGLLNEKSDVYSFGVLLLEAITGRDPVDYSRPAAEVNLVDWLKMMVGFRRSEEVLDPNIETRPSTSALKRALLTALRCVDPDAEKRPRMSQVVRMLESEEYPIPREDRRRRKSQAGNMEVETHSDTDKSDNADYKPNGRRNQCV from the exons ATGGCATCTGATCTGAGTTCGGGGTTGTACAAGAAAACTTTTGTCTTTGGTTTGAAAGTGTGGGTACTAATGGGAATACTAGTTGGGTTATTCATCGTAATCATTCTTGTGGTGCTATCAATATGTCTCACTTTAAGAAAGAAGTTCAGAAGAGTCAATGGCAAGCTTCCACTCAGCCATGTGTTAGCTATTTCAGAAGAGATCAAAGAAATCAGAGTTGATCAAGTTTCAGCAAATAATCATCCACAGAATGGTACTTTTATGAGTCTGAATGACAAATTTGGTGAAGGGGAGACTAAAAAGGTTTTGAACCAAACACAGAATGGGGACAATAGTAGTCAATCAGGCTCCTTTAATCATTTAGAAAAAGATGGTAATGGCTCTCAATCAGGTGAAGAAAGTGGTGCTAAGGGAATTGCTTCTTATAGGTCTTCTTTGCATCCTATGACCGCACCATCCCCTTTGTCTGGTCTGCCGGAATTCTCACAGCTTGGCTGGGGCCACTGGTTTACATTAAGGGACCTAGAACTTGCTACAaacagattttcaaaagaaaatgttattggGGAAGGTGGATATGGAATTGTTTATCGTGGTCAATTAATCAATGGGAGTCCTGTGGCTATCAAGAAGCTCCTCAATAAttt AGGACAAGCTGAAAAGGAATTCAGAGTGGAGGTTGAGGCTATTGGTCATGTGCGGCATAAGAACTTAGTACGACTTTTGGGCTACTGCATTGAAGGCACTCATAG GTTGTTGATTTATGAGTATGTTAACAATGGCAATTTAGAGCAGTGGCTTCATGGGGCCATGCGGCAGCATGGTTTTCTTACTTGGGATGCTCGGATAAAAATTCTCCTTGGAACAGCCAAAGC GCTGGCTTATTTGCACGAGGCAATTGAGCCAAAAGTTGTGCATAGAGATATTAAGTCGAGCAATATTCTAATTGATGAGGACTTTAATTCCAAAATATCTGACTTTGGGCTGGCTAAGTTACTTGGTGCTGGAAAAAGTCATATTACAACCAGAGTTATGGGTACTTTTGG ATATGTAGCTCCAGAATATGCGAATTCTGGCTTGCTAAATGAGAAGAGTGATGTTTACAGCTTTGGGGTATTGCTTCTTGAAGCAATTACAGGAAGAGACCCTGTGGATTACAGCCGACCAGCAGCCGAG GTAAATTTGGTCGACTGGCTGAAGATGATGGTAGGTTTTCGACGCTCAGAAGAGGTGTTGGATCCCAACATCGAGACCAGGCCATCGACAAGTGCTCTTAAACGAGCCCTCTTAACAGCTCTGAGGTGTGTTGATCCAGATGCAGAAAAAAGACCAAGAATGAGCCAAGTCGTCCGCATGCTTGAATCAGAGGAATATCCTATACCACGAGAG GATCGAAGACGCCGGAAGAGTCAGGCCGGAAACATGGAGGTGGAGACTCATTCTGATACAGATAAGAGTGACAATGCAGATTATAAGCCCAATGGCAGAAGGAACCAATGTGTGTAG